A single Amia ocellicauda isolate fAmiCal2 chromosome 9, fAmiCal2.hap1, whole genome shotgun sequence DNA region contains:
- the ss18l2 gene encoding SS18-like protein 2 codes for MSVVFVPKKQRGKAQINQEVIQRLLDENDQLVRCITEYQQKGRVTECVQYQQILHRNLVYLGTIADASPNSPPATTTTLCEAAEVSAAPVSLVKVDLSNSCPSADKESAATGAL; via the exons ATGTCCGTTGTTTTTGTGCCAAAGAAGCAACGAGGCAAAGCACAGATCAACCAGGAAGTAATACAGAGG ctaCTTGATGAAAACGACCAGTTGGTTCGCTGTATAACAGAGTACCAGCAAAAAGGAAGAGTCACCGAATGTGTCCA ATACCAACAGATTTTGCACAGGAACCTAGTGTATTTGGGAACTATAGCAGATGCCAGCCCAAATTCGCCTCCAGCCACAACGACG ACTCTCTGTGAAGCAGCGGAGGTGTCTGCAGCCCCCGTGTCGCTGGTGAAGGTGGATCTCAGTAATTCCTGCCCATCAGCGGATAAAGAGAGCGCTGCCACAG GAGCATTGTGA